The segment CATAATAAAGTCCTCCTGTTTTTAGTTTATCATAAAAAGATTTTTTTATTTACAGACTTTTTATCACAGGCTCGGGATTATTAAAACGGGATATTTGGAGTTCTGTATAAAATCTAATAAAATTATGTGAGCAGGGATTTTGATCCCTGTTTTTTATTCAGGTATACCTTTCTCCACAAAACTGATAAATTTTAGTTTTTGTATTTTTATAAAAAAATAAGTTTATAAGAAAACAGAACCTCTCAGTTTTTAACTGTCAGGTTCTGCTTTAATACTGTATTTGTTAAACTAAAAATCTATGTGAAGTTTATTTCTTTATTCATTAATACCAGAATATATTACTTCCATTGGACAGACACCTTCACAAGCACCGCATTCAATGCAAAGATTAGGATCTATCAGGTATTTCCCGTCATCTTCCATTATGGCATCTACAGGACAGACAGGTTCACACGCTCCGCATGCTATGCACGCTTCTTTGTCAATTACATATGCCATTACAAAACCTCCTTCCTAAAATAAATAAAATGACCTATTTATTCAGATAAATAGGTCAAATCTATTTACTAATTTTGATATTTGTAGAGTAATGTGACTAGTATATCATATTTTTTTATATACAAAATTAAAAGATAGTAAAATCTATTAATTATAATTTCTAATTAGTGTATAAAGTTACAGTTGGAACAACAATAATGATAAAAATATATTTAGAAAACCATATTACACTTCCTACATTTACTAACTTCCCATATTTTAAAAGAACATTTCCAAATAAAAATCCGGAAATGTTCTCACTTTCTTAAAATACTGCTTTTAATATTATACTTGTTCTGTATTCATCCTGGCTGTTATCACCTGCTCCATACTCTCCTGTAAGGAATATTCCGTATCTGTCCTTCACTTCTACTCCCACCGATGCCCTAGTTCTAAAAACGCCGCCCTCTTCTTCCGGTTTAGGCAAGTCATAATATTGCATCTTTACTGCACTTAATTTTGCCCTTTCTGTCACATTTGTATCCCCTAATTCATACTCATATGCTAAATCTAACTTTCCGCTTAGTTTCCACTGTTCTTTTTTCCCTAAAGGACTTTCTGCTTTTAATTCTACACCGACTCTCGGCTTTATACTCCATGCATCATTCCCTTCTATTTCCAGACCTTCTTTTCCTTCTTCTTCAAATCCCGGTCTTGTTATATACATGAGTCTAAAAGCTTCATACGGAGTTATCCACTTATCTTTTCCTAATGCTATTTCTCTGCCTGCTATATTATCAAGACTAAAACTGTAAGTTTCAAATGTCCCGTTCATCTCTGATCTTTGAGATTTTCCCCAGTCTATATTTCTATCTATATTGTGAAAACTTATTCTTCCGGTTAAATCATTTCGCAAAATCCAATTGTCTGCTTCATATCTGTTATGTCCCCCTATTTGTATTGTATCTACCCATTCTTCACTTTCATTGCTATCATCAAACTCGAATCCGGTATGTAAATATCCTAAAGAATACCCGATTTTATGTTTATAGCTCTTCTCTGTTTCTTTCAAGGCTAAAACTCCTGCCGTAGTATAATCATAACCTACAACTCCGGCTTTATTTTCTCCTGTAGCTCCCTTACCTGCAATTATATTAATTTTTACACTTTCATCTGTGTTATTTTTCGAACTTTGAAGTAAGTCTAATGATTCATCAAATGTTTTAGCAATGTCGTACTCTCTCTGATTTATATTAGCATAAACATTTCCTGCGATATTTCCGATAATTTTATTTAACTCGCTGATATTTTCTATCATATCTAATTTATCATAAAATAGTAAAGATTCGCCTTGTGCATCCTCGTAATTTTCATCTAAGCTTTTAGCAAAGCTTTCCCACCAGCTTCCCTTCGCTATATCAGAATATAGAATTCTTTCCATCCAAATATCTAAATTACCGTCAGAATTAACATTTGGAATAGCACTCCAAAATATCCCTTTACTCACTATATCCGAACCCCCGCTGTTTAGACCCCCATTTTGTGTGGTTGGCTTAAATACCTCTTCTAATTTATATACATTTACATTTGTTCCTTGAGAAAAATCAGGTGTTACTTCTACATTTCTCAAAACAAATTCTGGTGCTATAAATTTTACAGCGTCTGATACCAAAAATTTCCCGTTTATATCTTCCGGAGCATAATCAGACGGCAGAGGATTTGCTGCTCTTACTGTGCCGGGGTCGACTTTTATCTGAACAACTGCATTTTCCGGAACTAAAAACTTTTCATTTACTTTTATTACTCCGGCATTGATTATACTGGGCAAATCATATTTAGACCCTGAATTCAAATAATCTACTGGTGCCAAAACTGATGAATCTGTCACTATTAATTGTCCTCCGTTACTTAAATCAGCATTTATTATTCCTGAATTTACTAACGTAGAACCATTTTTCATTAATATCCCTATTCCGTTTTTACCAGTTACAGTAATTAAGCCTTTATTTTCTATTGCTGTATTCTCATCAGCATATATGCCTACACTATTCTCTCCTGTTAAATTAATTATTCCTGCAGAATCATTTGTGATTTTAGCATTATTTACACCGGCTATCCCTACAGAGTTATTTCCAGTCAGGACTATGTTTCCTCTATTAATAAATTCATTCCCCAGTCCTGTTTCTATAAAAACTCCTACAGTTTGTTCACCGCCAGAACTTATTACACCGTTATTCTCTATTTTGTCCATTGGTTTATATGAATAAATTCCTATTCCCTTTACTCCGGTTTCTATAGTTCCTGAATTTATCATATTTAAATTATTATAGCCGTATATTCCAGCTGCAAAATTATTAACTTCTGAATTATTAGGATCAGTATAAGTATTTCCTGCTCTTATAGTTCCCTGATTATCGACTCTGCTCTCACCGGCATAAATTCCCAAACTAACATCTCCTGTTGATATAATACCTGTGTTAATAATAACGGAATTATTGTCACCATACATACCTATTATTGAGTTATCTGAGTTACTTGCTGTTCCTGAATTAGAAATTTTATTACCGTTTATAATAGTAGAATTATAAGCATACATACCCACAGAACTCATGCTTACATTTATATCTGCATTATTTACTAGTGTACTTCCATTTCTTCCTACATATCCAAAACTTCCGACTGTTGAAGTGTTATTACCTACATTTATGATTCCCGCTGCTGTAATAGTTGCTCCATCTGTCCCGTAAAACGCTGCCGAATTATCTCCTGCTGCATTCACCACACTGTTATTTAATTGTATCTGTCCGCCTTTTCCATAAAATCCTATTCCGTTTTCTTCTATATCAGTAACTCCATTTATTTGATTTACCAAAATTTGATTCCCGTAAATACCCACCGAATCTTTTCCGACAAACAGGTTTCCTGTATTATTAATAACCGAATTTTTCTCTCCGTATACTCCGACACTGCTGTTAGAAACACTTATCATTCCGCTGTTATTTATTTCTAACTGCCCTGTCCCGTCAGTAGTTCCATAAATTCCTACTGAAGATTTTCCGGCCACGCTCACATTTCCAAAATTTTCCATTTGTCCTGTCACAGTACCATCTGCATCTACAGCTAATATCCCAATAGATTTTTCACCTGATACCATTGTTTCTCCAAGGTTTAAAACTCTTCCGTCTTCTTGGATAATACCAGTTGCTTTATTTCCCAGAACATTTACTTTATTATCAAAAGTTATCTGTTTCAAAGAATTAAAATCAGTCTTTAATACAGAACCAGTCTGTTCATTTTCGATATTTAAAGTAATTCCTGAAATAGTCATATTATCTAATGTTAAATTTTTTCCGTATATTCCTATTGACCCGGTTCCTTCCCTTATATAAATTGTCTTATTGGAAAAGACATCTCCCTCTGATGTATAAATTCCAAATTGATTCATCTTATTTAGATCATAAATACCGCCGGAAGTATCTGTTAAAGAAATTCCTGCTACAGAAGAAATCTCTCTTTTTATATAATTATAAACAGAATTTGCCCCTGTTTGTATATTTCCGGAAATAATTCTTACTTCAGAATCTTCAGTGTCTGCCACTGCTCCTATTCCGATAGAATTATCTCCGGTACTTATATTACCGCCATTCAAAGTAACTAAACTATCTGTCCCGAATATTCCGAGAGAATAATTTATTCCTGTAATCCCACTGCCCGCACTGATATTCCCAGAGTTTGAAATATCTGTTCTTTTACCAAATATACCAAATGTACCGTATCCTGATAAATTGATATTTCCTGTATTATCAATCATCGACCTGTTATTTGGATCATGCCCTATAGAATATACTCCCACAGCATTATCAGCTGTAGATTCTATTATCCCGGCATTCTTTATCTTATTTTCTTTTCCTATTCCCAAAACTCCTGCTGCACCGGATATATTATCAGCATAAATTCCTACACCCTGATTTCCTACTAAAATTTTACCATTATTCTCTGCTGCGGAACCTAAAGTAACATACTCACCTACTCCAAAATCACCGCTGTTTATTATACCTGTTACATCATTTATAATATTTGAATAATATCCAAAAATTCCTATTCCTTCATCACCTAAATTTATTTTATTTCTATTAATTCCAACTCCGAATTTTTCAGTGTAAATTCCTGTAGATTGAACTGCTTTTGTTCCTGAAAAAATTTTAGACTCTATTTCTCCATCATTTATAACCGCAGAATTTCTGGCAAATATTCCTATACTGCTATTTGGAACTGCTATTTTCGTTCCTGAGTTATTTATATATGCGGAATCTTCTACCCTTAATATTATCATTCCATTATCTGGTGTTATTATTTCTGTTGTTGGCGAAACATTAATAATTCCGTTATTTTGTATTGCAAATACCACACCTTTTCCTGTCATTTCAATTGTCCCGTTATTTATATTTAGCGCTGCACCATCTACTCTCACTGCAATTGTTTCGTCACCGTTTACCTTTAGATAAGTATTATTTAAATCTAAAATATTATCATTATTCAAAGATTTTGCATATATCCCTACTGCCGGGTATATTCCTCCGAATTTTCCAATCTCTATATCAGGAGCTGCCAAACCTGATCCATTATAAATCATCTTGCCAGAACTCAAAGTATCCACATAATAAATCCCTACTGCTCCGTCTCCGCCATATAAACCGGCAGACAAACTTTTCGTTCCAATTAAATTTTGAATGCTTAAAACTATCGGCTGGATATTTGAAAGAGTCTTATCTCCGATTTTTATATTTTTTATCGAACTATCTATATTTGAATCTCCTGTCATTAAAACACCTGACAGATCATCTCCGAACACCATGTTTTTTGACCCTAGAGAACTTTTTAAACTTCCATTTTCTAAAAAATACCCGTTACTCCCCGCTCCTAAATAAAACCTGCTCTCATCTGCCGAAGCATTATCAAATAACCCTGATTTTACATAGATCCCTACACTATTTCCTCCGGTAGTTATACTGTCTATACTATCAATATAACTGGAATTCTCAGTATAAAGCCCTATGCTGTTTATTCCTGACTCTAGTTTCCCTAATTTAATAGTTCTTAAAGTATCTGCACTATTCAGATAAACCGCTGCCCCATAATCTCCAACCCTGATAATTCCGCCTGTTGAGTTATCTATATTAGAATTTTTTATATAGACACCTAATGAACCGCTGTTTGAACCACCAGACTGTAAAATACTGACTCCGCTGTTCAAACCGTTAAATCCTAAAAGACTAATTCCATTTACTCCTATAATAATATCTGCCTTTTCGCCTATTGATGCCAGACCTAAACTTTTCGCCCCGCTTAATTGTGTTATCTCATTTCCTGTTGTTCCTATTCTCAGAGTAGTTTTTACGGTATTATCAGCACTTCCATTTAAGTATACTCCTATCCCGCCTTCTCCTAACTCTATATTACTGTTAAATTCCGCTTCTCCCTGATTTACATATAGTCCGATATTTTTAGAAACTGAGGATACTTTTATACTTCCAGTTCCCGAAACTTTCAAATTCTCATTTTTTGAATATACTCCAAAACTTCTGTTCAGCGAGTTATCTGTATTATCAATAATTCCATTATTTACAATTTCTAAATTATCCGTGATATTATAAATACTGGAATTTAGAACTATTCCAAATCCACCGTCCATTATGTTTATTTTATTATTATTCTCAAGTTTTTTTAGACCTGTATTTCCATTGTCTAGTATATATATACCCGTTCCTTGATCAGAATTTATTATCCCTGCATTATTTACTACAGGTGCTATACTGCTAACAGGTGAGTTATCTGTAACTTCATATAAAATACCTATTCCTTTTTCTCCAGATAGATTTATAATATTGCCGGATGAAAAATTTATACTGTCCCAGCCGGAATAAATACCAACACTTTGACCTCTTAGCGTAAAAATTGTATTTAATAAATTTAGTGTATTTGAAGCAGCAGAGTCTAAATAAATTCCATAATCATACTTATCATCTGTACTCACACTTTCTATACTTATATTTCCTCCGGTATTTAATATGCTGTTATTTTTCACGTATATTCCTATATCATTTCCATTTGTATTTAATTTGAGACTGCTGTTTACCCCTAAATTTACTATCCCTGCTTTACTGTAAACAGCCATATTGCTAAATGAATCCGTGCTGTTTAAGGCTGTTGAATTTAATTCTATACTCCCGTCATTCTGGAATTTAGAATTAATATTTACAATACCTATATTTTGTGCTGAAATATCAGTTAAATTTAAAATCACTTGCCCGGTATTCTTAACTGTGTTACTTGTAAGTCCGCCGTCAACTCCATACATTCCTATATTTTTACTGTTTGTTGAGTTGATTCTTATTACTCCATTATTAGTAATTGCTGAAGGACCATCTATATTAGCAGCTACCATACCTGCGGAATTGAAAACATTTCCATTTAAATCAATTATACCAGTATTTGAATTTATGCTAGTTCCGTTATCTACCCGTATCCCATTGTTGTTTGTACCGCTTATTATTATACTCCCGTCATTTATAAAAGGCTTATTAGCAATACTTTGGTATATCCCCGTAGAATTATTTCCGCTTATAGTTATTTTCCCGCCATTTAACACTGTATTATCCGGAAATTTTGCTAAGCCGTTCACTACTATGCCGTAATCATCAGATCCATATAAGTTTATTTCCCCGTTTTGGATGAATTTATTAGTAAAAATTATACTAGGATCTATATTTGTTGCTGTTTGGACAACTGTATTCGAGAAATCTCCATTATTTAAATAAAATCCGTAACTTCCATTACCGTATAAATTTATTTTCGCATTAGATTTGTTTACTATTCCAATTGTAGCTGTGGCATTAAGCACTTCAAATCCAATACTTGTATCACCCATCAAAGTTATAGAACCCCAATTTTCTGCATGAAGTAAATTTCTTGATCTGATAAAGTCTACACCAATTACATTATAACTTGTCGGATCAGAAATTATATTTCCTTGATTAACATAAGATATATCTCCGCGTCCGCTGTAACCATGCTCAATCTCCAGTGCTTTAGCATTATTAGTATTTACTGTAAGATTCCCGGTTGTAGTCAATGATATTACCTGATTTGTATTCCCGGCAAGCGAACCTGCTTCTCCTCTGTGACTTTCCATTGCTATTATACGTGACCCTGACCGATTCGTTCCTATATCTGATGTTATGACATTAGTTAAACTTCCGCTTCCGCCAGTTGGATTTGTGTAAGTCGAACCTTTTGTACCTATTAACTGCAGCAAGGCTGTGTGTGTATCTGTACTTGACAAAAACGTCCCCTGAGCAAAATTATCAATATTCGTATATAAATTTTGAGCACTGGAACCAGCATTATATCCATTGCCATTTTGTTCTAAATTCAGTGCTGGTATGACTATTCTTTCAAATGTTTTAGGAACAATTTCTTGATTTAATAATACAATATTTATATCTCTATCTACATTAATATCACTTATTTGTATTGAAGTAATTCCTTGAATTGCTATATCAGGGAGATCAGTCAGATTAGGAACATTTATATTTATTGGTTTCTTGGTAATACTAATATCTGATATTTCTGGAATCAAAGGTATTGCTAAATCTAGATTTTTATCATTAAAGGCAATGAATCTTTTTCTTATTCTTGGCAACAGCTCAAAAGTTTTTACTTCTGAAAGAGCCATATCTTTGATTTCAGAGTTCGATTTTGATTTTCCGCTTTTATTATTGTAGAAAGCAGTAAAAAACACCTGCCATTCTAAGTTATCAGCATCATACAAGTCATAAATACTATTTCTATCCTCTGTTTCTTTTATTAATGTTTGTTTTTCACTTAACACAATGCTGCCTAATAGAGCCATTAATGCTATAATTTTTTTCATTTATTCTCCTTCTTAATTTATCTGTAAAAGAAATAACAATAAAAGTTCAGACAATTGTTCAAGATAATCTTTAACTCAAACATTATAACTTCAGAACATTATTTTCAATTTTACAGATAAACTAATTACATTGATATCAACCGCTGATAATCAACATTATAATACATTTCAGACTGATATTCTTAGCTCTCCTAATCAATTCTGTTTATTTTAATTATATTTCCAAATTTTTCCATGCTCTACTAGGCTTAAATATCTTAATTTTTCTTGTATTTTTTTTATATTAAATGATGATTTATCATAAGAATTCCATTACTTTAAGATGTTATTACTCACTTTTTCCGCTTTTCATTTAGAACATTTGTTCTAACTTTATTTGTGAATAAACTGTAATGACTACACATCTTATTTCATTCCACTATTTTTATTATACAACCATATATTTATTTTTGTCAATATTATTTTATATGTATCTGCCTTATTTTTTTAGTATTTCCAAATGAATTATAAGTGTAATTTTTTTCAAAAATATCGTAGTTATAATACATTATGTTAATTTATTGTAATAAAAGAAGTGAAGCATCTCTGCTCCGTATTTATTTTTATTTAATTACTTAATATACAAACTAAAAATGACAGGAAAAAAAGAAGACAATTTAAAAACCCTCCAAACTGTTTTAGCGAACATGGAGGACTCTGATCGTGAGGATCTATATAATTTATTCAAACTACTTATTGAGAAAATCGACCTAATAAGTAGAGATCCTATTATTTTAAAAATTTATATAAAATAGTGTGTGGATTGGCATGGTGCGAAAGACGGGACTTGAACCCGTACAGCCTTATCGGCCACAAGGCCCTCAACCTTGCGTGTCTACCATTTCACCACTTTCGCATACCTTTATAGTTTATAGTATTTTAGAAAATTTTTCAAATTAAAATTGGTTAAAAATGCATCTCCAAGCTGATTTCTCATCCTATATTCCTGTATAATCCGTTTATCAGCACTAATAATTCTACATCTGCACACTCAGACATTCCATAATCCCTCTCCAATCCCTGCCAAAAACAATCCATAAATAAAACATATAGCAAATATGAAATTTAAATATTTGACTTATCTTTTAAAAAGTTATATATTTAATCATATAATTTAATGAGGAGGAAATCAAATGTCTGCAATATTCTTTAATTTTATTTCAGTAAACACAATGTATATGATGTTAATGTGCATGTCTATGATGATGTACACTTTTTTACATACTGAAATAAAACAGAGAATAAAAAAAGATATTTTGAATTACTTATTAATAGAATTAGACTAATTATTACAGTTTAAAATTATTTAATAATAAATAACGAAAAATACTTTGGAATTTTCTGAAGTATTTTTTTTGTTGAATTACAGAAAGGAGTTTGCAAATGATAAAAATTGAAAATATTAATAAATCATTTGATCATAAAAATGTACTTGCTAACGTCAGCCTTGAAATACCAAAAGGGAGTATCTATGGTATTATCGGCTACAGCGGCGCAGGAAAAAGCACCCTTGTGCGTATTATCAATGCATTGGAAAAACCGGATTCAGGAAAAGTTTTTATTGATAATACCGACTTGTATTCCCTTGATGAAAAAACTGTCCGAGATGAAAAGAAAAAAATTGGGATGATTTTTCAGCACTTTTATCTTTTGAACAGTAAAACTGTTTTTGATAATGTAGCAATTGCGCTGAAAATAAATAAAGCAGGAAAAAATGAAACTGAAAGCAGAGTTATGGAAATACTAAAGTTCGTAGGACTGGAAAATTACAGGGATAATTATCCTGAGCAGCTTTCAGGGGGACAAAAGCAGAGAATCGGAATAGCAAGAGCATTGGTCAACAATCCGAAAATTCTTTTGTGTGATGAAGCTACAAGCGCTCTTGACCCTGAAACAACCAAGCAGATTCTCGAACTTTTGCAGAAAGTAAACAGGGAACTTGGAGTAACTATAGTACTGATAACACACCAGATGGAAGTGGTAAAAAATATATGCGACAGGGTTGCTGTTCTGGAAAATGGTTATATTATTGAAGAAAATGATGTTTTTAATATTTTTGCCTTCCCAAAAGAAGCTACAACGCAAAAATTCGTAGAAAGTATACTTCATCAGGACATACCTGATTCTGCTTACAGGCATCTTATAGACGGGAGGCTTTATAAGCTGACATTCTCAAAGGGGCATGTTGATGAGCCGGTCTTATCAAACATTACTGCTGAAACCGGTGTTAATTTCAGTATTTTGCAGGGAGTAGTCACAGAAATACAGGAACATTTTTTCGGACAGCTTGTAGTAAAGCTTTCATCTGCAGGTGAACAGACAGACATTGCTTTGGAAAAACTGAAAACCTACGGCGTGGAGGTACAGGAAATCGGAAAAGGAGGAAATACAATATGAATGTTTCATTTGAACAAATAATTAACGCTACATGGATAACTGTTTACATATCAGTATTATCATTTATTCTCGGTACATTGATTGCTTTTTTTCTGGGATTTACGTTATATTTCACCAGAAAAGGAGGAATATATGAAAATAGAAAATTATATGTAACTCTGGATATAATAATTAATTTTATCAGATCACTGCCGTTTGTGGTTTTACTGCTTTTACTTATTCCTGTAACAAGACTTCTAGTAGGGAGTGCTATAGGCCCCAATGCAGTAATTGTATCACTGACATTTTTTGCAGCACCGTATATTGCAAGGCTTGTAGAAAGTTCTCTTTTGGAGATAGATCATGGAATTCTGGAAGTAGCAGATTCGCTGGGGGCAAATACACAGGAACTCATCACCCACTTTCTGCTTCCTGAGGCTGCCTCATCTTTAATATTTAATTTGTCCATTGCCTTTGTAAGTATAATAGGTGCAACAGCAGTGGCAGGAACTATAGGCGGCGGAGGGCTGGGTGACCTTGCCATTTCATTCGGGTATAACAGATATGATTATATTACCCTTGTTACAGCTGTGGGAATAATAGTAATATTGGTGCAACTGGCACAGTTTTTAGGAAAGTATTTATCTAATAAAGCAAAATATTTATAAAATTCAGGAGGAAAATATATGAAAAAAAGAAATTTATTACATTTGATCGCATTGCTGATTCTGGCATTTTTTATTACGGGATGCGGATCAGGTTCAGGTAAAAAGTACAAAGTTGGTGTAAATGGTTCTAATTCCAAACAATGGGAATATATAAAGGAAGAAGCTGCTAAAAAAGGGATAAATCTTGAAATAGTTTATTTCTCTGACTATGTTCAGCCAAACAGGGCTCTTGTGGATAAGGATGTGGATATTAATGCCTTCCAGACTCTCTCATTCCTAAATACATTTAACGAGACTAACAAACAGGACATTGTTCCTATTGGCACTACGATACTTGCTCCTATGGGAATTTATTCAAAGAAACTAAAGTCCCTTGACGAACTTCCGGAAAAAGCGAAAGTAACTATACCTAATGATCCTTCTAATCAGGGAAGAGCATTAAAACTTCTGGAAAAAGCCGGTTTAATAAAACTGAAAGACAGCGGCGGAAAAATCATAAGCAACAATGATATTACAGAAAATCCAAAACAGCTGGAAATAATACCTATGGCTGCGAATCAGCTTCCCCAGACTCTGAATGATACTGAAATATCAGTTATTAATAACGGAGTAGCAGTAGATGCCGGTTTCTCACTTAGTCAGGCTATTTTCAAAGAAGATAAACTGGCAAAGGACTATATAAATGTCATTGCAGCGAGACAGGATAATAAAAATGATGAAAATCTTCTGGAAATAGTAAAGTTATATCAAACTGAAACTGTGAAAAAAATTATAGAAGATGATACAAAAGGAAATTCTGTTCCTACATTTATACCATTATCAGAAATAGGATTTTAGAAAAGAGGAAGATAATATGGCAAAAACAGAAAAAGATTTAATAATAGACTTTATAGATGAGAATAATAAATCCCTTATAGAAACCGCAGAATTTATTCATAATAATCCCGAACTGGGAAATCATGAGTTTGTATCCAGCAAGGCTCTTGCTGATCTTCTTGAAAATCAGGGTTTTACAGTAACATATAATATCGCAGGACATGAAACAGGTTTTATCGCTAAAAAAACTTCGGCTAAATCCGGTCCGAAAATTGCTTTTCTTGCGGAATATGATGCCTTACCTGAGATAGGCCACGGATGCGGGCATAATCTTATTGGAACTGCAAGTGCAGGAGCCGCTGCGGCAATAGGAAATATTATAGATGATCTGGGTGGAGAAGTTATAGTTTTCGGCAGTCCTGCTGAAGAAGGCGGTGATAACGGCAGTGCTAAAGCAAGTTATGTGAATAACAGTCTGTTTAATGACGTAGATGCTGCACTTATGTTTCATCCTGCCAACAAAAATTCTGTTACACAAAAAACACAGACTGTAGAGCCTGTAGATATAGAATTCTTTGGAAAAACTGCACATGCCGCGGGGAATCCTGAAAAAGGCATAAATGCCCTGCATGCGCTCATACATTTTTATAATATTTTACACACATATCAGCTGGGAAAATTCAAGAATCTTAATATACACGGCGTTATAACTGACGGCGGCAAAGCTCCCAATGTAATACCTGATTATGCCAAAGCAAGATTTTATATACGCGGCGCGACTTCCAAAGAAAGTCAGGAAGCCGTAAATATTATAGAAAACATACTAAAAGGCATTGATACATCTTTTGGTACTACATCAAAACTTACATATTTTCAAAACAGAGTGGATCATTTTATACTTACTCCTGAATTTGATAAATTATTTCAAAAAATTTATGGAGAATGTACAGGAAATACAATAGATACCGGACAGACAAAACCCGGCGGTTCCACTGATGCTGCCAATGTAAGCCATGTCATACCGGTAATACACCCGTATCTCGCAATTGGTGATTCTTCACTAACAGGACATACAATTGAATTTACCAATGCAGCATGTTCTGAAAAAGGTTTTGAGACTCTAATTCTGGCTGCAAAGCTGCTAAGCCTCACGGCTCTGGAACTTTACAAGGATTCTGAATTACTTCTGAATATCAAAAACGACTGGAATAACAGCATTAGTTCACAATAATAAAAGGGTTTATATAAATTTTTCAAAATAACTAAAAAGGGGCTGTAATTTTTACAGCCTTTTCTTATTTATAAATTTATCAGTATTTTTGCTAAAAGAAGAGACTGCCGGAAAAACAGACCTCCGATATTATCAGAAATTACTGTTCTCTGGCAGTCTCTCTAATTGGAAGATAAAGAGAATTTTCTTTATTTTAGCTATATATAATATAATCTAAAATACGATATTAATTGCTGTCCGCCTTAAACTTCAAATATCTTTTGCTTTGTTTAAGCGGATCATAACCTAGTAGTATACCCAGAATAAAATCTTCTTCGGCTGTATATTTTCTCAATGAAGTTTTGTTAAACTTCTTTATTATATCTATACATTCTTTTTCTCCAAAAAAT is part of the Sebaldella sp. S0638 genome and harbors:
- a CDS encoding 4Fe-4S binding protein, with amino-acid sequence MAYVIDKEACIACGACEPVCPVDAIMEDDGKYLIDPNLCIECGACEGVCPMEVIYSGINE